CGGCCTTCCAACAGGTTTACCCGCAAGCCGGGGCGCCTGTCGCTCAGCAACCAGTCATGCAGCAACAGCCGGTCTACGTCGCTCGGGCGATGCAGAACCCGACGCCTGCGCCGGCTCCTGGCCAGCCGATGACGCTCAACCCGCCGACTGAGGCGGTCCCTCCCGGCGCGATCATGCCGACCCCGGCGCCCGCTCCGCAAGCTGTGCCGTCGCCCGACTACGGCTACCCGTCGGCCGGATATGAGAGCTATCCCTCGGGTTACGGCGCTGCTCCGCAAGGGGCCGGCTGTGCCACGGGCAACTGTGCTCCCTACGGCGCCGCCGAGTACTCGACCTACGGCTGCGAACAGCCGGGCATGACCGATCGTCTGCTTTGCCGCAACTCGTGCAACTACTGGTTCGGCGGCGTCTACGGCCTGCTGATGCAGCGTGACAGCTCGGATAAGTACAACCTCGGCATGGTCGACGACTCGATGCCGGCGAACGGCTACCCGACGATGCCGAACATTCCGGTCGACACGACTGACGTCGATCCCGGCTTCCAAGGAGGCGTTGAATTCCGTCTTGGTCGCACCTTCGGCGGCGTCGCTGGCGACCCGTGCGGTTGCACGCCGTGCTGCCCAGGCTGGGGCGTGGAAGGCGTCTACTGGGAAATGTTCGGCGCGACGCAATCGTTCGACTACATGCCGAGCATGCCGTCGGACTACTACTCGATGATGCCGATGCCGGGTCTCGAGTACAACGGCGGCGGCGGTTACATGCCGATGAACAACTTCTGGAACTACGGCCCGCCAGTCGGCAGCGGCACCTACTCGATCGATGACGTCCGCGTTCGCAGCAACTTCCAAGCTCGCAACATCGAACTCAACCTGCTCCGTCTCAACCTGTGCGGCTGTGCCCCGATGTGCGGCCCGTGCGGCGGCTGCGACGGCGGCTCGTGCGGCGTGGGCGGCGGCATCGGCGGCGGAGCGGGCGGTTGCAGCACGGGTTACTGTGCTCCGAACCGCTACAACCTCACCGGCGTCTGCGGCGTGCGGTACCTGGAACTCGACGACTACTTCATGTACGGCGTCAACTACAGCGGCGGCACGACGGGCTACCTCGACTACAACTCGCGGACCGAGAACAAGCTGCTGGGCTTCCAGCTCGGTTCGAACGCCATGTACCGCATCGGGTGCAAGTGGGGCTTCCACATGAATACCTTGGTCGGTCTGTACGGCAACGACATCAGCACCCACCAGTACATCAACTCGACGACCGGCAACATTCGGTACATCTCGAGCGGCGACGCGTTCAACGCGATGGCCGACAAGACCGACGTCTCGATGCTGGGCGAGCTCCGCGTCGGAGCGAGCTACCAGATGACGTGCCACTGCCGTCTGTACGGCGGCTGGCGTGCGATGGGCATCACCGGCCTCGCCCTGGCCACGAACCAAGCTCCGAACCAATGGCTGACCTCGGGCCAAGGTTCGACCTACGTGAACTCGGGCGGCTCGATGATCCTGCACGGCCTGCAAACGGGCATCGAGTGGAATTACTAAGTGCGACGGCTTGGACGCCGCTGCGGACTGGTCGCTTAAGCGACCAGTCCAATGGGGCGACCAGGCCGAGTGTTTGAGACCCCCAACCCCCTCCCTTCCCCCAGGGAGGGGTCTAGCGGGCGACTACCCGCCTCCCCCGCGACAGTCGCCCGCCACAACTGGAAGCCCCGGCCTTTCCCCCAAGGTCGGGGCTTCTTTGTTTGGTGGGAGGAAGTTGCGAGTTACGAGTTGCGGGTTGCGAGCAGATCGGCTGAACGCAGGCTCCAGCTCGGCCGGAAACCCGGGATTTGCAATTAGACGACTGGCCAATTAAATTCGACCGACGGCGTCCAGTTACCCCGCGGCGAATGGTTGGCTCCATGGCGACGACTGCAGATCCGCTGAATCTTGACGAAGCGGCCCGCGCGGAGATCTTGCTCGCGCTGACGCCCGACGTGGGGCCGATTCTGCGGGCCCGTCTGCTTGAACGCTTCGGCGTCGCGGCGGAGGTCTTCGCCGCGTCCGAAGCGGCGCTGCAGGGGGTGCAAGGCATCGGGCCGAAGATCTCGCGGCGGATTCTGGGCGCTCGGCATGAAGTGCAGCTCGATGCTCAGCTCGCGATCGCCCGCGAGCATGGGCTGCGGATCTTGTTGCCGCAGTGGCCGGGGTACCCGCGGTCGCTGCAGGAGATTCCTGACCCGCCCGGCGTGTTGTTCGTCCGCGGCGAGATCGAGCCGGCCGACCAGATGGCGGTCGCGATCGTCGGCACGCGACGGGCGACGCACTATGGCAAGAAGCAGGCCGAGCGGCTTGCGGCGGGGCTGGCTCGCGCGGGGATCACCGTGGTGAGCGGCATGGCCCGCGGCATCGACGGCGCCGTGCATCGCGCTGCGATGGCAGCGGGCGGCCGAACGATCGCGGTGCTCGCGAGCGGCGTGCTTAATCCGTTTCCGCCGGAGCATGTGAAGCTGGCCGAGGAGATCGAACAACAAGGCGCCGTGCTGAGCGAAGCGGCCCCGACGATGCCACCGCTGGCGGGGATGTTCCCCCAGCGGAACCGCATCATCAGCGGGCTGACGATGGGGACGATCGTCGTCGAAGCCGCCCTGCGGAGCGGCGCCCTCATCACCGCGCGGCATGCGATGGAGCAAGGCCGCGAGGTCTTCGCCGTGCCGGGACCGGTTGATAGTCCTGGTTCCGCCGGCCCGCATCATTTGCTGCGCGATGGGGCGAAACTGGTCACCTGCGTCGACGACGTGCTGGAAGAACTCGGCCCGCTGGCGGAGTCGGCGCCCGATCAGCGGGGCGGCACGATTCGCGTTGCTGCGGAGGTGCTGCTCAACGACATCGAGCATGCGGTGCTGCAAGCGATCGAGCCGACGGGGTCGATGCTCGACGACGTGGCGGCGAGTTGCGAGATGCCAATCCACCGCGTGCTAGCGACGGTGAGCGTGCTGGAATCGCGACGGCTGGTGCGGAAGGTGGCGGGGAATCGGGTAGCTCGGATTTGAGAATCTAGCGGCACGATGAAACCCGCTACAATGTGGCGTATGTATTGGAACCCAACGCCCGCGATTGCTCTGGTGTTCCTGTTCTTAATTGGCTCTGCCATCTCAAGTGCGATGCTCAGCCTGCTAGGAGCCTTCATTGGCTCAAGGCGTCGTGATTGGCCTCCCAGCGACGCGGCAAGGTGCAGCGGCAGCGTCGCCGGATGCATGCTGAGTGCTTTTCTAATCGTCAGGGTGCTATGCGGTGACGACGCCGTATTACTGGCTGCAGCGCCTATTGCTGGCGTTACGGTGGCGTGGGCTGTAGCTCGTCTCGTCGCCGCAATAAAAAAAGCCCCGTAATACTCAAGCACGAGGAACGCGGCGGGGAATCGGGTGGCCAGGATTTAGGCTGCTGGGTAGGAATTTTGACCGGCTCGAGGGGTCGCTCCGGCGGGTCGTTGCCCCGCGGCTGACGGAGTGTCCTCCGATTGATCTCTGGCGGCTCTTAAAATGAGACGAACGCCTGGAGGCGACCTGCCGGTTTTGCACGGCTTTGCAGTTTTTGGCAGTCAGGAAATCCCTCGGGAACCCGCGAACCACCCCCGGGGGCGGTGACGTAAGACCATACAGAGGGCCATCTTTGCCCCGCTTTTTGGGCGGACCGTCGCGCCCGCTTCTATACCCCTGGCATGCCACTTGCATCCCTCCTGATCCGTACTCGCGGAGGGTCGACATGGCCTTCAGCGGGTGCCAGCCGAACGAATCAATCGTATGGCTTGGCCTGCTTCGGCGGGCAATTTCCGCGACCCATGGAAATGCAACTGTTAGAATGCTCGGGTCGGCGGAATTTTGATCAGGACGGCTAGGAGGAGGGATTTTCTCCTAGTAACACCGTCGAACTCTCTGAATATGAGGAGTTCGTAGGATGAAAAAGAACACCAAGGAAGAATTGAACCGCACCAACACGTCGTCGGCGCAGGGTCTGATGGATCCGGTCGCCGTCAGCGACGAACAATTGTTGCAATCGTACCGCGAAGCTAGCGATCCGACCGTCTTCTCGGAGTTGGTCTCTCGCTATCAGCGTGAATTGTATAATTACCTCCGTCGGTTCCTGGGTGACGCCACCCTGGCCGAGGATGTGTTCCAAGCGACGTTCTTCCAGGTCCACCAGAAGCGCGATTCGTTCGAGGAAGGCCGGAAGTTCCGTCCTTGGCTCTATACGATCGCCACCAACCAAGC
This sequence is a window from Lacipirellula parvula. Protein-coding genes within it:
- the dprA gene encoding DNA-processing protein DprA, with translation MATTADPLNLDEAARAEILLALTPDVGPILRARLLERFGVAAEVFAASEAALQGVQGIGPKISRRILGARHEVQLDAQLAIAREHGLRILLPQWPGYPRSLQEIPDPPGVLFVRGEIEPADQMAVAIVGTRRATHYGKKQAERLAAGLARAGITVVSGMARGIDGAVHRAAMAAGGRTIAVLASGVLNPFPPEHVKLAEEIEQQGAVLSEAAPTMPPLAGMFPQRNRIISGLTMGTIVVEAALRSGALITARHAMEQGREVFAVPGPVDSPGSAGPHHLLRDGAKLVTCVDDVLEELGPLAESAPDQRGGTIRVAAEVLLNDIEHAVLQAIEPTGSMLDDVAASCEMPIHRVLATVSVLESRRLVRKVAGNRVARI